The DNA region ACCTACCCATGTACGGAAAAGGTATCATCAAAGGAATGATCGTCACCTGGAAGCGGTATTGGAATACCTATATCGAGGATATCTCCTGGTGGCTGAGCGGTAAAAAACGATACGGAACGAAAGAAGGTGTAGCGCATCGTTCCAGCAAGGATACGCGCGGCATCTTCACGGTGCAGTATCCCGAGGAACAATTGATCACGCCGGAGGAGTTCCGCTTCGTGCCGTTTTTGGTGTACGATGAGGGTGCGGATGACAAAAAGGAAGTGCGCTGTACATCCTGCGGCATTTGCGCCAAGGTCTGTCCGCCGCAGTGCATCTGGATCGTGCGTACCAACGACCCGAACACGGGCAGACCGATCCCCCAGCCTGCCGAGTTCTATATCGATATGGACATCTGCATGAACTGCGGCTTCTGCGCGGAATACTGTCCGTTCGACGCGATCAAGATGGATCACGATTTCGCCATCGCTTCGTTTGGGCGCAACGTGTATGACCTCGAAAAACTGCTGAAGCCCGCGCAATACTACGCAGGCATCCGCCCGCAGAATTACAACCGCGAAGAGGAAGCCCGCAAGGCAAAGGAAGCGGCAAAAGCCGCCAAGGCGGAAGCCGCCGCCGCGCCGCCGGCGTAGATCTCGAACGTCATTGCGGGAGGAAGCGACCCCAAGTGCAGAATCCCCCAACTTCCCGCAATGACGAATTATTCTTAAAGATACTGGTAGATAAAAACTGATGACTATTACAAAAGAAGCTGTTCTGAAAGCGCTTGGCACGGTACAGGAACCTGATCTCGGTCAGGATTTGGTCACACTCAATATGATCCGCAACATCGAGATCGAAGGCGACAAGGTCTCATTTACCGTTATGCTGACCACCCCTGCCTGTCCGCTGAAAGGGAAGATCGAAGCGGATTGCCGCAATGCGCTCAAAAGTATCGAGGGTTTGAATACCGTCGAAGTGAAAATGGATTCGGATGTCCCGAACGATGGTCGCATGCGCGGGCTGGTCAAGATGCCCATCCGCAACGCCATCGCCATCGGCTCCGGCAAGGGCGGCGTGGGCAAGTCCACCGTTTCGGTCAACGTGGCGGTGGCGCTGGCAATGACCGGCGCGCGCGTCGGTTTGATGGATGCCGATATCTACGGACCGAACACGCCCACCATGCTCGGCGTGGAAAAACTCCCCCCGCCCGATGGGCAAAAACTCATCCCTGCACAGGCATACGGACTGAAAATGGTCTCGATGGGTCTGCTCGTCAAGCCTGGTCAACCGCTCATCTGGCGCGGACCGATGCTCAATTCTGCCATCCGTCAGTTTCTGGGCGATGTGGAATGGGGCGAACTGGATTATCTGATTGTGGACCTGCCCCCCGGGACGGGTGACGCGGCTCTCTCGCTCGCGCAGGCTCTGCCTCTCAGCGGCGCGGTCATCGTGACGCTTCCCCAGCTCGTCTCGCTGGAAGACGCGGGACGCGGCTTGAACATGTTCAAGCAGTTGGAAGTTCCCATTCTCGGCGTTGTCGAGAACATGTCCTACCTTGATCTGCCCGACGGCACCCGCATGGACATCTTCGGCTCGGGCGGCGGCGAACAATTGGCACAAGCCACCGAAACGACCTTCCTCGGCAAAGTGCCGATCGACCAGAACGTGCGCGTGGGCGGCGACAGCGGCAAACCCATTGTTGTCAGCAACCCCGAATCCGCGGCGGCGCTGGCGTTCAGCGAGATCGCTCAAAAGATCGCGCAGAAAGTGTCCGTTGCGGCGCTCGGCACGAACAACGCCCTACCGATCAATATCGTGGAGTAACGGGCGTAATATCGGCTCAACAGATCAAAAACTCTCTTGTGAAGCAAGATCACAGGAGAGTTTTTGATTTCACGAATATGGTCTATTAATGCGATGCTTCCGAATCGGGATCTTCGCGCAGCAGTTGTACGGCATGCGGCAGGACGGGCAGGATGGTCTGCAAATTTTCCACTGCGCCCTTGGGGCTGCCGGGCAGGTTGACGATCAATGTCCGCCCGCGGATGCCGGCGGTGGCGCGCGAGAGCATGGCATGCTTCGTTTTTTTCAGGCTTTCCGCGCGCATGACCTCCGCCAGCCCCGGCGCATGGCGTTCTATCACAGCCAGCGTGGCTTCCGGCGCGACATCGCGCGCGGCAAAACCGGTGCTGCCCGTCGTCAGGATGACGTCGAATTCGCCGCTGTCCGCCCATTCGGTCAACGCCGTGCGGATGGCGGCTTCATCGTCGGGCAGGATATGTTGACGGATGACGGAACAGTTTTCGGCGCGGAGCAGAGCCGCCAGCGCCGGTCCGGAAGCGTCCTCCCGCTCGCCGCGCGAGGAGCGGTCGGAGAGCGTCAGTATCCCGAATCGGATCGTCATAAAAGTTCTTTCCCAAAAACGATATCTTCGGTTTGCTCGCGCCAGCCGCGGTCCTTGTAGAACTGGACGGCTTCCGTGTTGTCGGCAAAGACGTGCAGCAGGCATTTGAGACAGCCCCTGGCGCGCAGGCGCGTTTCGACCTCTTCCAGCAGCATCGCGCCAATGCCCTGCCCGCGCAGATCCCTGCTCACGGCAAGGTGATAGATCATGCCGCGCCTGCCGTCGAAGCCGCCAATGATCGTCCCGATGATCCCGCTTTCGTTTTCTGCGACCAAGAACAGGTCGGGGTCGCGCTGTAGTTTCTTACGGATCTCTTCGGGCGCATCTGAACGCCCGACGTTCATCCCCTTTTCAATGCTCCTCCATAACTGAAGGACGCGCTCGTAATCCTGATCGAATGAAAATTCCCGCAGGGCAACACGCTCGGACATTATGCAGACAGGATGTTCTGTTTAAGGATCGAGATCAGGTCATCCGGCATATAAGGCTTGGGCAAAAAACCGTTGGCGCCCCGGTTGAGACATTCTTCCTTGACGCTCGCCCCGGACGACATGATGACGCGCACGTTGGCGGTGTCATCCATGCCGCGCAATTGGTCCAGGATATCCAGCCCGCTCTGCTGGGAAAGATACACATCCATCAGCAGGATATCCGGTTTTTCCTCTTTGACCGCTTCGATCACGTCGCCGTCCGGCTGGATCGCCACGACCTCGAAGCCCTCCATTTTCAGCAGGGTCTTCAACAGGGTCACCATGGTATCGTCATCTTCGGCGAGCAGGACTTTTGCTTTTGACATTCTTGTTTGCCTTTGTCGGTTTTTTCTTCGCGGTTTTCTTTTCGGCGGATGGCTTCGCCGCTCTCGTTTTCGTACCGGCAGTTTTCTTTTCAGCCGATGGTTTTGCCTTCTTCGGTTTTTCCAACGCGGCGTTGATCACCTCTTCCACGGTCTCGGCGAAAACGAACTTCATCGTCTTGCGTATCTCGTCCGGGACGTCGTCGATATCCGGTTCGTTCCGCTTCGGCAGGATGACAGTCGTCAGTCCGTTGCGGTGCGCCGCCAGCACCTTTTCCTTGACGCCGCCAATGGCGAGAACCTGACCTCGCAGCGTGATCTCGCCGGTCATTCCCACTTGCGGCTTGACCCTGCGCCCCGTGATCAGCGACACGATGGAAGTAGCCATGGTCACCCCGGCGGAGGGACCGTCTTTTGGCTGCGCGCCCGAAGGGATGTGCATGTGCACATCGTGCTTGTCGAAGAACTCATGGGGCACCTTCAACGAAGCCGCGCGCGAACGCACATACGACAGGGCGGCGCGCGCCGATTCCTGCATCACATTGCCGATCGAGCCGGTGATCTGAAAACCGCGCCCGCCGGACATGGAGGTGGCTTCAATGAACAACACATCCCCGCCAAAGGACGTCCATGCCAAGCCCGGTACCACGCCGGGGATGGACGTGCGCTTGTTCAACTCTTCGGGTCCGAAGAAGATCGGGTGGTCGAGGAATTCCTCCACCAGTTTCGGCGTGACCCTGAACTTTTTTGCTTTTCTCTCGGCGATCTTCGTGCCGGCTTTGCGGCAGATCGCGCCGATCTTGCGCTCCAGATTGCGGACGCCCGCCTCGCGCGTGTACTGACGGATGATCATTTTCAGGGCATCGTCAGTGAATTTGACCTCGTCCGGGCGCAGGCCGTTCTCGCGTATTTGGCGCGGGATCAGATACCCGCGCGCGATGGCCGCTTTTTCATTCTCGGTGTACCCGGAAAGGTAGATGATCTCCATCCGGTCGCGCAGCGGACCGGGGATGTATTCCAGTGTATTCGCGGTCGCAATGAAGAAGACCTGCGAAAGGTCGTAGGCGACCTCAAGATAGTTATCCCGGAATTCGCTGTTCTGCTCGGGGTCGAGCACTTCGAGCAGCGCCGAAGCGGGGTCGCCGTGGAAATCGTTGGTGAGCTTGTCCACTTCATCCAGCATGAAAACGGGGTTCCGCGAGCCGATCCGCCGCAGCGATTGCAAGATGCGCCCCGGCATCGAACCGATGTACGTGCGGCGGTGTCCGCGGATCTCGGCTTCGTCCCGCACCCCGCCCAGCGAGGCGCGCAGGAACTTGCGCTCCATCGCGCGCGCAATGGACTGCCCCAGCGAGGTCTTCCCCACCCCCGGCGGACCCACAAAACACAGGATGACGCCTTCGCGTTCGCGCCGAATCGCATCCGTCGATTCTTCCCTGGTCTCGTCCTTGCGGTCGATGCGCAATTTTCGAATGGCAAGGAATTCCAGAATGCGGTCTTTCACGTCCTCCAGCCCGTAGTGGTCCTTGTTCAGGATCTCGCGCGCATGGGCAATATCGAGGTTATCCTGCGTGGCGCTCGACCACGGCAGGGATACCAGCCAGTCCAGATAGGTGCGGATGACTCCGTACTCCGCGGCGGCGGTGGGCAGACGGGCGAGACGCTCCAACTCCCTCTTTGCCTGCTTCTCCGCTTCCTCGGGCATCTTCGCATCTTCGATCTTCTTGCGGAACTCATCCACTTCCTGCGCCTGCTCATCCCGTTCGCCGAGTTCGCGCTGGATGGCTTTCATCTGTTCGCGCAGGAAGTATTCGCGCTGTACTTTTTCGATCTCGCCGCGCGCTTCGTTCTGTATCTTTTGCCCGATCTGCAGGAGTTCCGCCTCGCGCACCAGCAAGCCGATCAGTTTCTTCAGCTTGTCGTACACTGCATCGATCTCCAGGATCTCCTGCGCGTCCTTCAGGTCGATACGCTGGAAATTGGCGATGGTATAGACCGTCTGCAGCGGGTCCTCGAGCGAAGCGATCGAACTGACCAATTCATCGGGGAACGAGGGGATCATCTGCGTGATCTCCTGGAACTGGTCGCGGGCATTGCGCGCCAGCGCGTCCGTTTCGATGCTGCTTTCCTCTTTTTCGGGCGCAAGGTGGATGCGAGCCTTCAAATACGGCTCTTCCTGTACGAACTCGCCGAGGCGGAAGCGCTCCATGCCCTGCACCAGCAGGCGCACGGTCCCATCCGGCGCGCGCAGAAGGCGGTGCACCGTGGCGATCGTCCCCACTTGATGCAGTTCGTTGGGTCCCGGGGTCTCAAGCTCCGGGTTGATCGCGGCGACGAGACCGACCAGTTTGTCCCCGGCAACGACATCGTCCACCAGTTTGATGGAGCGCGGCTGCCCCACCGTGAGCGGGACGGCGGTATTGGGGTAGACCACCACGCCGCGCAGCGGCAGGATGGGCAGGGTATCGGGGAATTTCGGACCTTCGTCCGCCTCACCGGGTTTCGGGTCGGAGGAGGCGTCGTCGTCCTTTTTCTGGAGGTGGGAGAGCATCGACGCCATGAAGGTGTCCATCCACTCATGGTCGTTTTCGCCCATGGTCTGAAAGAATTCGTGTATTCCGGCTTGCCATCGTTGAGCAGGCATTAAGTATCCAACCTTGATTGTGGGTCTGATTTGGGGAGGGTGATCACAAGGAAGCCATCCTTGTACTCTGCGCGCGCTTCGTCGACATTGACCGCAACCGGCAGGCTGACCGAGGTGGCAAATTTCCCGAACCGTATTTCCATCTGGTGATAGGCGCGCCTCTCTGCCGACAGGTCGGGGCGGGTGCCTGCCACGAACAGCGTATCGTTCTGGATGAAGACTTCGAAATCGTCCTCGCGCATCCCCGCAGCTTCCACGCGCACGATATAGGCTTGCGCGGTTTCGTAGGCGTCGGTGGGCGGACTCCACACGCCCGGGCGCACCTGCCACCCCATCGCATGCAGCA from Anaerolineales bacterium includes:
- a CDS encoding 4Fe-4S binding protein gives rise to the protein MYGKGIIKGMIVTWKRYWNTYIEDISWWLSGKKRYGTKEGVAHRSSKDTRGIFTVQYPEEQLITPEEFRFVPFLVYDEGADDKKEVRCTSCGICAKVCPPQCIWIVRTNDPNTGRPIPQPAEFYIDMDICMNCGFCAEYCPFDAIKMDHDFAIASFGRNVYDLEKLLKPAQYYAGIRPQNYNREEEARKAKEAAKAAKAEAAAAPPA
- a CDS encoding Mrp/NBP35 family ATP-binding protein, which produces MTITKEAVLKALGTVQEPDLGQDLVTLNMIRNIEIEGDKVSFTVMLTTPACPLKGKIEADCRNALKSIEGLNTVEVKMDSDVPNDGRMRGLVKMPIRNAIAIGSGKGGVGKSTVSVNVAVALAMTGARVGLMDADIYGPNTPTMLGVEKLPPPDGQKLIPAQAYGLKMVSMGLLVKPGQPLIWRGPMLNSAIRQFLGDVEWGELDYLIVDLPPGTGDAALSLAQALPLSGAVIVTLPQLVSLEDAGRGLNMFKQLEVPILGVVENMSYLDLPDGTRMDIFGSGGGEQLAQATETTFLGKVPIDQNVRVGGDSGKPIVVSNPESAAALAFSEIAQKIAQKVSVAALGTNNALPINIVE
- a CDS encoding MogA/MoaB family molybdenum cofactor biosynthesis protein — its product is MTIRFGILTLSDRSSRGEREDASGPALAALLRAENCSVIRQHILPDDEAAIRTALTEWADSGEFDVILTTGSTGFAARDVAPEATLAVIERHAPGLAEVMRAESLKKTKHAMLSRATAGIRGRTLIVNLPGSPKGAVENLQTILPVLPHAVQLLREDPDSEASH
- a CDS encoding GNAT family N-acetyltransferase; protein product: MSERVALREFSFDQDYERVLQLWRSIEKGMNVGRSDAPEEIRKKLQRDPDLFLVAENESGIIGTIIGGFDGRRGMIYHLAVSRDLRGQGIGAMLLEEVETRLRARGCLKCLLHVFADNTEAVQFYKDRGWREQTEDIVFGKELL
- a CDS encoding response regulator — its product is MSKAKVLLAEDDDTMVTLLKTLLKMEGFEVVAIQPDGDVIEAVKEEKPDILLMDVYLSQQSGLDILDQLRGMDDTANVRVIMSSGASVKEECLNRGANGFLPKPYMPDDLISILKQNILSA
- the lon gene encoding endopeptidase La, with translation MPAQRWQAGIHEFFQTMGENDHEWMDTFMASMLSHLQKKDDDASSDPKPGEADEGPKFPDTLPILPLRGVVVYPNTAVPLTVGQPRSIKLVDDVVAGDKLVGLVAAINPELETPGPNELHQVGTIATVHRLLRAPDGTVRLLVQGMERFRLGEFVQEEPYLKARIHLAPEKEESSIETDALARNARDQFQEITQMIPSFPDELVSSIASLEDPLQTVYTIANFQRIDLKDAQEILEIDAVYDKLKKLIGLLVREAELLQIGQKIQNEARGEIEKVQREYFLREQMKAIQRELGERDEQAQEVDEFRKKIEDAKMPEEAEKQAKRELERLARLPTAAAEYGVIRTYLDWLVSLPWSSATQDNLDIAHAREILNKDHYGLEDVKDRILEFLAIRKLRIDRKDETREESTDAIRREREGVILCFVGPPGVGKTSLGQSIARAMERKFLRASLGGVRDEAEIRGHRRTYIGSMPGRILQSLRRIGSRNPVFMLDEVDKLTNDFHGDPASALLEVLDPEQNSEFRDNYLEVAYDLSQVFFIATANTLEYIPGPLRDRMEIIYLSGYTENEKAAIARGYLIPRQIRENGLRPDEVKFTDDALKMIIRQYTREAGVRNLERKIGAICRKAGTKIAERKAKKFRVTPKLVEEFLDHPIFFGPEELNKRTSIPGVVPGLAWTSFGGDVLFIEATSMSGGRGFQITGSIGNVMQESARAALSYVRSRAASLKVPHEFFDKHDVHMHIPSGAQPKDGPSAGVTMATSIVSLITGRRVKPQVGMTGEITLRGQVLAIGGVKEKVLAAHRNGLTTVILPKRNEPDIDDVPDEIRKTMKFVFAETVEEVINAALEKPKKAKPSAEKKTAGTKTRAAKPSAEKKTAKKKPTKANKNVKSKSPARRR
- a CDS encoding Hsp20/alpha crystallin family protein: MPTIIRKTHETLVEVRRDVLHAMGWQVRPGVWSPPTDAYETAQAYIVRVEAAGMREDDFEVFIQNDTLFVAGTRPDLSAERRAYHQMEIRFGKFATSVSLPVAVNVDEARAEYKDGFLVITLPKSDPQSRLDT